The Herpetosiphon gulosus nucleotide sequence CTCCCACGATTTCTTGGGTTGCTCCAGTACGCGATTGGGCAATGGTATGGGCCTCCGCCACCCATCGCGTTGGATCGCTATTGTTCCGCATCAGCCGCTACGGCCAAATGGTGACATACTGATCATGAATCACTACACGGGAAGAAGATACCCAATTCTCCATGGGTTAGGGCAACCTCGCGGGCCAATACTCCTACCAAACCGCCTGCTCCATCATGGAGATCACCCGCCGCAGGATCAATGGCGATTCCATCGGCAATATTATGCACCGATGAAGCCATAATAATTGCTTTGGTTGCTTCCGGCCAATCAACGAGCGTTGGCATTGCTTGGATTAATAAGCCTGCCAAACCTGTTACTTGTGGGGCGGCCATGCTTGTACCAACCCAGGTTGAGGCAACTCCCACATCAGTATAGGTTGTTATGACACTAACGGCACTGACTTCAGGCTTCTCCCATGTCATCGATCCCATTATCGGATTTCCCCAAGCAGAAATTTTGTTCGTTGCGGGCGGAGGATAGAACTCTTCTAACATGTCATCATCATTCCAGGTCATGGAATTCATATCCTCAAACCCCCCAACCGATAATGCCCCCCATGCCTTAGCTGGCGATCCAACAAAGCCTCCCTGATTGCCAGTTGCAACGACAATTAAGCGTCGATCACGACGGGTAATATAATCAACAACCCGATCAGAACGCCCCAATTGATTTGATCCTTCGCTCGATAAACTTATGTTGGCGGCATCAGCACCTTGGTCAAACATCCAGGTTAATGCTGATTCCACATCTTCCTCAACAACCGCATATCCTGCGATGACCCCTGCATCAGGCGCGACCCCTAAATAGGCTGAGCTACTGGCTATGACATTGGCAACGACTGTCGCATGATCATCGATAGACAACCCTGTACATGCGGGTTGTTGACTTACAATTGTTAGGCCTGGCATTGGTCGAGGCCGTCCCACTTCAAGCAGCCCGAGTTTCCGCCCTTGCCCTTGTAATCCAGCATGCCATAATGGTGGAATGTACTCAGTATTGAGGGCGCTGATTATGGTCGGCGTGGCAGGCGCAGCCACACCAAACGCATCGGAAGGTTGAATCGCTTGGATCGCATAAATCCGATCAATCCGTTGATCCCACTGAAGCAACACCAAATCATGTTTTGTCATCGATGCCATCAAGGTTGGAGTTCGCTCCCCATACCTAAACTGGTACGGTGCTGACACCAAACCATTGATAATGGTAGTTTGGGCCGTTCTCGATAGGGCACTTTCCCGCATCCAAATACTAATCGGAATGACATCGGTAGCATTTTTTGTTGTCAAGAGTTGCGCGAGGGTTTCATCAAAGGCGCCAAATTGCGCCCAATATGCTTGGCGTTCACGGGCAACAAAGGTACTTCGGGTTATTGGACGATGCCATTCATCAAACCAATCCGTTAACACACCCGATGCAAGGAGCAAAGCGATGGCGATAGGTATAGTGTGCACCACTATACCTACCAATAACCGTGTGTACTTGCTCAAACTGGGTCTGTAACTCAGGGGCAATAGTAAAATCGCTTGTCCTAAGCGGTTGTACATCATGCGCGTGAACCAACTGCTGGTTTGGTACTAGGGCCAAACTTGTGAGCAACAAACCAAGAAGCATCATCATTTTACCGAAAACGTTCATACTCATCCTATGGCTAAAAATAAATGCTGATACGGTGAGCTATGCTATTGGGCATATGAGAAACTATACCAAGATCCCGCAACAAGGCGTTGCAGAATCGTTGCAGAATCGTTGCAAATCAGCAGTAGGCATCCAAAAGGAGGGCAGAAAATTTGGAGCCTGCAACGCTATGGCGAACAGCAGCACACGGCGATGTCGATCAGTCGAATGGTTGCGATTTCGAAGCCGAAGCACCCGCAGCAGGAGTCGTCAGGCCCTGAGACTACAGCCCCGAGTTTGGAATCGGAATCGTGACCGTGACTTGCACCAGATTGCCGCCTACTTGATTGCCTATGGCCAAGTTCGCCTGGTGCGCATGCGTATCGCCGTTCATCGTGATCGTGACCGGAGCGCCGTTGAGCGTGGCAGGTCGCTGGGCAAGCGCCTGCTGAATCGCCGTGGCCACGGCTGCGGGATCGTGCTGTGGCAATTCGCGTTGAAAAGCGGCAATTAAGGCGGCTATCGGATCGGCGGCTGGTGGCGTTGATATGGGAAACCGCACAAGGAGACGGTGGAGGGCAGCACGCTCAAAGGACGTGAGGGTTGCCTGTGCAATCGCCTCCATGCCCCGTGTGATCCGTTCGTGATAGACATGGGCGGCAGGGTTCGTGCGCAGGGCTTCTAAGGCAAGATGCAGATCGAGATCATCCATCGCGCACTCCTTTGGTCTGGCAGGCGTGTTTGTCTATCCTTGCAAAGCAATGGTTCCGATGTAAGCGGTTGCTCACGGTTTTGTGGCTATGGATGATGGATATTCTATCCGACACCTCATACATGGATACCATAGCGCGATTACACAACCGAAAAGGTTCGCGTCAGCACGCATGGTCGATAGAGAAAACTGGAGGAATCTGCGTTGGTGCGCGCACATTGCATGTCCATTCGGCAAAAAACGGCCCTAGCATTAATATTTCTTAATGGGGATTAACCCAGCTAGCCTATAGGCATCAACCTTAATCGTGAGAGACGCTCCTATGGCATCATGGAATTGCTACACACCATGAATCCAAGGAGCATCGATGTCGATCATACCGCAGGTTAGTCAGGCCATGCAATCCCTTCTGACCACCACCACCGAAACGGTTGCAGCAACGCTTGGCTATGTGAAGCGTCCCGACCGGGCAGCCTTCACCCCGAGCACGTTGGTGCAGACACTGGTCTATGGATGCTTGGCCAACCCGACGGCTAGTTTGGGACAATTGGCCCACATGGCGGCACGCGTGGGCGTTGATGTCTCGCCCCAAGCGATTGATCGGCGGTTTACGCTCGCCACCGCCACGCTGCTGCACCAGGTGCTGACCGCCACTCTGGGCTACGCCATGAGCGCTGATCCCGTCGCGGTGCCGATTCTTCAACGTTTCACCAGTGTCCGCATCCATGACAGCACCACGATTGGCCTCCCTGATGCGCTGGCAACGACCTACCGTGGGTGTGGCAACGATACGGCGCGTGGTACAGCGGGAATGAAATGCGGTGTCCAACTCGATCTCCTCACCGGGGCGATCTGCGGGATCGATCTTGCCGATGGACGGGCATCAGACCATGCCTTGCCAGTCCAACACGCCCCACTGCCGGCTGGGAGTCTGCGGCTGGCCGACCTCGGCTTCTACAACATGCGTGTTTTTCGTGAGCTTGCCGCCGCTGAGGTGTATTGGCTCTCGCGGGTCCAGAGTCACAGCCGGATTCGGCTGCCAGGCCAGAAAGAACAGTCGATCCTTGAGGTCGTGACGGGATTGGGCGACGTGGATCACTGGGAAGGGGCGGTGATGGTTGGCAAAGATCATCGCCTGCATGCACGGTTGTTGGTGCAACGGGTGTCGGATGCCGTGGCAGCGCAACGGTGTCAGCGGGTGAAAGACGAGGCACATGGCAAGCGCCGCCCGGTCTCCAAGGATGCTCTTGATCTGGCCGCATGGACGGTGGTCATTACCAACGCACCGGGAGACAAACTCAGTCTCGCCGAGGCGATGGTTCTGCTGAAAATCCGCTGGCAGATCGAACTGGTGTTCAAATTATGGAAGAGTCATGGCCATGTGGACGAGTGGCGGACCAAGAACCCAGCCCGCATTCTCTGCGAGATCTATGCCAAATTGATCGGACTGGTCTTTCAACAGTGGATTCTCGTGGCGAGTGCGTGGGATACGGCGGAGCGCAGCCTGTTCAAAGCGGCGCAAATCGTGATGGCCTATGCGACCGATCTGGCGAGCAGTCGCGGATGTCGTGAGCAATTGGAGACGGTGCTCACGACCCTTGCTAACATCATTGGGCGGTTGGCGCGGGTGCAGAAACGTCAGAAGCGGCCCTCAACGGCCCAACGGCTACGAGCGCTGACGACGGGGGGAGGCTAAGGTTGATGCCTATAGGCATCCTGTACTAAAGCCCATGTTGAGCTTTGGGGGCTGGCGTATGCCGAAGAATTTCGACAGGAGCTGAAGTTCTAAGGCGGGGCGGCAGCGTCGCTGGTGGGAAATCATCAGCGGCGTTGTGCTTCGGCATCCAAGAACGGTTTGAGGACATCGCCATAACTGAGCAAGTAGACTTCGAGGGTGGTGAGGGTCGGCATGGTTGTCCAATCGGCAGCGAGGATATGCGCATGAATCTGGGCAATGGCGGTGGTCGCATCGAGGCGTTCAAACATGGGTAACGGTTCTTGGCCAAGGTAGGTGCGGTGGGTTCCATCCATGTGTGCATAGCCAAGCGTGACGCGATATTGGGCAATGCCATTGGGGGTAGCGGTAGAGGGTAATTCAGCATGCAGCCAGGTTTGAACCGCCTCCGCAATCGCGAGACGGGATTCTGGGGTCATGGTTGGACTGACATCCCATCCTTTCCCGCTGAATCCACGGTGGCTGTTGATGGTTTCCATGGCACTCTTGTGTACGCGCCGAAGATGCCACCATTGTTTGAGCTGATCAAGCATCACGCCTCCTTGTCTCGTGGATAGGAATCGGGTTCATCGTTGCCCGCTGTCTGCCATGCGTCCCATGGGTTTGGTGCAGATATTGCTCTGGATTGTTCAGTGCGAACGGCGGCACGTCCCACCCAGCGATGGTGGGCCACTGGCGTGGCCGCGTTTGGCCCCACCCGTGCCGCGAGCGTTTTTTGAGTATAGCACGCATGGACGCGTATCGCATCCATCAGCGGATGGATCAGTGCAGGCAAGCAAGTGATGGCCGCTGTACGGCAATCGATGCACTGGTCTAGGGAATGCGCGTTTCTGGTTAGTCTGGCGTGTGGTCTGTGTCCATTGCTGCCGATGCGTCACACACAGCTTCCTAATTACAGCGCCGCTAGGTATTCCTATCGCTACCCAGCGGCTGCGTGCATGACTGCGCGGTTAGCGGGAGAACTCCATCGTCCAGTTGGTTTCCCACGTGACTCCATTATCGGCGGAGAAGGCTTGTTCCCAGCGCGGCTGGTCGGGTGTGGTCGTAAACCAGAGAAAGCGGACTTTGATGGGGGTGCCGTGGAGTGTGTCATCAGCGTAGAAGGTGCCGATACCGTGGGCAAACTGCCCGACCACAGGCACGTCAAGCTGGCCAGGCATGCGCCCATCGAGCCACCAGATCGACCAGCACAGCGTGTCGGGATTGAACGAGCGGATCGCGATAGCGCGATATGGCCCTTCCGGGAGCTGCACAAGGTTGTCTTCAAGGTTTCCATAGCCGCCAAGCACGGCGTGGGTGGACATGCGTCCTGGGAACGCAATCCAGTCGGTGCAGCCAACGAGGCGGTCTTTGAGTCGTCGGTGGCGCACATGCCAGTCGCCGAGGGCGAAATCAAAGTCGGTTGGCGCAGTGCTCAGTCGTTCAAGGGTCATCGCAAAAACTCCTCACGGTGTGAATTGTCGAGTTGGCGGGCGAGTGCCCATTCAGGAGCAGAATACACCAACTAGGGAGGGTCACTTAACCGCTTGTGGACTGAGTTTTCATTGCCGGAAAGGCGCGTGACGAGCGGCAGCGCTGGTCTATCGCCGTATTCTCCCATCGGCAACGCCGTTGATGGATCGGCAAACAGCGCCCTTCAGGGGGAATCATCCAGCGCTAGGGTGCAGAAAGCGCCCGAAAAAAGACCCGCGCAAGAGACTATCCAATAGCGTGTTTCTTTGGTTCCCAACCCACATGGTTGTGCTGGCACGAATGCGCCAATTCAAGCCGAAAGGTTATTCTTGGGGGCGGGAAGGACAACCATCGCCCCAAGTTTTTCCTTCCCGCCCCCAAACCCCCACCCATCCTTTCCTTCACCCTCCATCTCTCACGGCCAAGGAAACTGCCGTGCGCGGCAGGCCAATCAACGCGCGGTGCGCCGTGCGAAGCCGAACGACCGCGCCAAGAACCGCCCCGCACAAGCCCGTACAGCGCGTCACAGCCCCCACGAAACGACCCCAACGAGCCAACGACAAACCCAGAAATCGACGCGCTGAATTGGTCAGAATTGGTCGTTTTAGGGCATTAGAAAGGGATTTATTTTATTGACAAAGAGTTGTAAATATAGTACAATTCATCTATGAAATCAAGAACGGCAGCGCGTGTACCAGCACTGCTGTCGTTATCCAGAAAGGCACCGACCCATGAACACCCCGATTGATACCACCACCGACGTAGCGATTTTGAGCGATGCCGAGTTAGCAGCCCGTGAGGCTGCCATTAAGGCCCACATTGACCACTTGAAAGGCTATTTGTGGGAAATTGACGTAGAGCGCTGGAGCCGCAGCGAGTTTCCGATGCCCGCGAGCATCCCCGTAATGGCTGAGTACGAATACGCCGCCTAAATCGGAATGGAGAGCCACGAGCGGCCAGCCTTGGCCGCTCGCAGCGCGAGAGGAGCAACGCCATGCGGCCAACCACCATCCAGCAGTTGGACTTGTTCAACTACACCGCCCCTGTGATTGTCCAGCCCGTTATCAAACCACAATCAGCCGCACTGCGCACAGCCGAGCGCATGATCTACGCGAGCCGCTGGATGGGAGTGGGTGTAGTCCGCGCGGCCTTCACGAAGCCCAACAGCACCATCGTGCACCTGGTGGTTGGTGATGTGTGCTACCTGTTTGGCGCACGCGAGCTACGCCGTTTGTTAGAAGATGTCGCGGACACCCACACCATCCAGATCCGCGCCGAGCGCGCCGAGCGCGCGATCCATATCCAGATCCGCGATGCGGCCCAGCGGATCTATAGCACGATGCGCATCAACAACGGCGCATGGCATCGCGAACCTCGCACGCAGGTTCCGGCTAAACGGCAGCGCTGGATCATGGGAGAGGAAGCCTACACCGCCACCCGTGAAACCGCCGAATGTGAGGCAATCAAGCGAACCCGTACCCAAACAATCCGCGTGGTCGTAATCGTGCCGACGCATTGATCGCGTCCCACTAGGTGCACCCCTCGGCATAACATAATTGGAGAAAGGAATTGACCCATGAATACGCCCCCGACTATCCAGCACGCTGCGTTTGATCTCGGTCGCGTTTTGTTAACGCGTGGCATTGATGCACTCAGGTTGTCCAAATATGATCTTATTCAGCTGCTCCGGCGGCATGCGTGGTGTCAATGGCAGCTGGATGCTGATGATATTACTGCCAATATGGAGGCGATTCGTAAGGGCTATCGCGTGTTTGGCAGTCTTGTGTTTGATGGAATCACCATTTGGGTGATTACCGAAGCCGACCGCGCCAGCACGACCCTGTTACTACCTGACGAATACTAGGAACGCGTGTTTTAGGGGATAAAAAGGAG carries:
- a CDS encoding plasmid related protein, with the translated sequence MNTPPTIQHAAFDLGRVLLTRGIDALRLSKYDLIQLLRRHAWCQWQLDADDITANMEAIRKGYRVFGSLVFDGITIWVITEADRASTTLLLPDEY
- a CDS encoding DUF1579 domain-containing protein → MTLERLSTAPTDFDFALGDWHVRHRRLKDRLVGCTDWIAFPGRMSTHAVLGGYGNLEDNLVQLPEGPYRAIAIRSFNPDTLCWSIWWLDGRMPGQLDVPVVGQFAHGIGTFYADDTLHGTPIKVRFLWFTTTPDQPRWEQAFSADNGVTWETNWTMEFSR
- a CDS encoding IS4 family transposase translates to MSIIPQVSQAMQSLLTTTTETVAATLGYVKRPDRAAFTPSTLVQTLVYGCLANPTASLGQLAHMAARVGVDVSPQAIDRRFTLATATLLHQVLTATLGYAMSADPVAVPILQRFTSVRIHDSTTIGLPDALATTYRGCGNDTARGTAGMKCGVQLDLLTGAICGIDLADGRASDHALPVQHAPLPAGSLRLADLGFYNMRVFRELAAAEVYWLSRVQSHSRIRLPGQKEQSILEVVTGLGDVDHWEGAVMVGKDHRLHARLLVQRVSDAVAAQRCQRVKDEAHGKRRPVSKDALDLAAWTVVITNAPGDKLSLAEAMVLLKIRWQIELVFKLWKSHGHVDEWRTKNPARILCEIYAKLIGLVFQQWILVASAWDTAERSLFKAAQIVMAYATDLASSRGCREQLETVLTTLANIIGRLARVQKRQKRPSTAQRLRALTTGGG
- a CDS encoding S8 family serine peptidase, with protein sequence MTKHDLVLLQWDQRIDRIYAIQAIQPSDAFGVAAPATPTIISALNTEYIPPLWHAGLQGQGRKLGLLEVGRPRPMPGLTIVSQQPACTGLSIDDHATVVANVIASSSAYLGVAPDAGVIAGYAVVEEDVESALTWMFDQGADAANISLSSEGSNQLGRSDRVVDYITRRDRRLIVVATGNQGGFVGSPAKAWGALSVGGFEDMNSMTWNDDDMLEEFYPPPATNKISAWGNPIMGSMTWEKPEVSAVSVITTYTDVGVASTWVGTSMAAPQVTGLAGLLIQAMPTLVDWPEATKAIIMASSVHNIADGIAIDPAAGDLHDGAGGLVGVLAREVALTHGELGIFFPCSDS